A section of the Apodemus sylvaticus chromosome 10, mApoSyl1.1, whole genome shotgun sequence genome encodes:
- the Gpatch8 gene encoding G patch domain-containing protein 8 isoform X1, giving the protein MADRFSRFNEDRDFQGNHFDQYEEGHLEIEQASLDKPIESDNIGHRLLQKHGWKLGQGLGKSLQGRTDPIPIVVKYDVMGMGRMEMELDYAEDATERRRVLEVEKEDTEELRQKYKDYVDKEKAIAKALEDLRANFYCELCDKQYQKHQEFDNHINSYDHAHKQRLKDLKQREFARNVSSRSRKDEKKQEKALRRLHELAEQRKQAECAPGSGPMFRPTTVAVDEDGGEEEKDESATNSGTSAVSSCGFGADFSTDKGGPFMSVQITNTTGLSQTPGLASQGISFGIKNNLGPPLQKLGVSFSFAKKAPVKLESIASVFKDHAEEGSSEDGTKAEEKSSDQGVQKVGDTDGTGNLDGKKEDEDPHDGGSLASTLSKLKRMKREEGTGATEPEYYHYIPPAHCKVKPNFPFLLFMRASEQMDGDHSTHSKNAPESRKSSSPKPKGCSKVAASQGTEKTVGGVSELQKEATIAGPSEPGNKTETKKGSGEGKGGQSAESKETAESQACASNPKERSQATPATKAGQGPKHPTGPFFPVLSKDESTALQWPSELLIFTKAEPSISYSCNPLYFDFKLSRNKDAKAKGTEKPKDVEGSSKDHLQSLDPREPNKSKEGEQNVVLSSEDRVNEPASEAACSSLNKQEPGDSHTSEAEDTERNHPSKKEPSGKSHRHKKKKKHKKSSKHKRKHKADMEEKSCKAESGERSKKRKKRKRKKNKSSVPADTERGPKPEPPGSGSPAPSRRRRRAQDDSQRKSLPAEEGNSGKKDDGGAGSSCQDHGGRKHKGEPPASSCQRRASTKHSSRSSHRSQRSSGEEESDDASSHRPHQKSPSQYSEEEEEDEEEEEEEEEEEEEDEDSGSEHSRSRSRSGHRHSSHRSSRRSYSSSSDASSDQSCYSRQHSYSDDSYSDYSDRSRRHSKRSHDSDDSDSASSKHRSKRHKYSSSDDDYSLSCSQSRSRSRSHTRERSRSRGRSRSSSCSRSRSKRRSRSTTAHSWQRSRSYSRDRSRSTRSPSQRSGSRKGSWGHESPEERRSGRRDFIRSKIYRSQSPHYFRSGRGEGPGKKEDGRGDDSKGAGLPSQNSSAGPGVGSESDCSPEDKNSITARLLLEKVQSRKVERKPSVCEEVLATPNKAGLKYKNPPQGYFGPKLPPSLGNKPVLPMIGKLPATRKSNKKCEESGLERGEEQEHSEPEEGSPRNSDAPFGHQFSSEETAGPLTDPPPEEPRSEEATADHSVALGTPAHTDCYPGDPAMSHNYLADPSDGDTLESLDSGSQPGPVESSLLPIAPDLEHFPSYAPPSGEPSIESTDGTEDASLAPLESQPITFTPEEMEKYSKLQQAAQQHIQQQLLAKQVKAFPASTALAPATPALQPIHIQQPATASATSITTVQHAILQHHAAAAAAAIGIHPHPHPQPLAQVHHIPQPHLTPISLSHLTHSIIPGHPATFLASHPIHIIPASAIHPGPFAFHPVPHAALYPTLLAPRPAAAAATALHLHPLLHPIFSGQDLQHPPSHGT; this is encoded by the exons GGAGAACAGACCCTATTCCAATTGTTGTCAAGTATGATGTCATGGGCATGGGTCGAATGGAAATGGAG CTGGATTATGCCGAAGATGCTACCGAACGGCGTCGTGTCCTAGAAGTAGAAAAAGAAGACACGGAAGAGCTGAGGCAGAAGTACAAG GATTATGTTGACAAAGAAAAGGCAATTGCAAAAGCCCTAGAAGATCTCAGAGCCAACTTTTACTGTGAACTTTGTGATAAACAGTATCAGAAACATCAGGAATTTGACAACCATATCAACTCTTACGATCACGCACACAAGCAG AGATTAAAAGATCTCAAGCAGAGAGAGTTTGCCCGAAATGTCTCTTCAAGATCCCGAAAAGacgagaagaaacaagaaaaagcgCTTCGGCGACTCCATGAGTTGGCAGAGCAAAGAAAACAAGCTGAATG TGCACCAGGAAGTGGGCCCATGTTCCGACCAACCACAGTGGCTGTAGACGaagatggaggagaggaggagaaagacgaGTCAGCAACCAACAGTGGCACAAGTGCCGTTTCTTCTTGTGGCTTTGGAGCTGACTTCTCCACAGATAAAGGGGGCCCCTTCATGTCAGTACAGATCACTAATACCACTGGGTTGTCACAGACTCCTGGGTTAGCCTCCCAAGGTATCAGCTTTGGCATTAAGAATAATCTGGGACCCCCACTGCAGAAATTGGGAGTATCATTTTCCTTTGCCAAGAAAGCTCCCGTCAAACTTGAATCAATAGCATCCGTGTTCAAGGACCATGCAGAGGAAGGAAGCTCAGAAGACGGAACAAAGGCTGAGGAGAAGAGTTCTGACCAAGGGGTGCAGAAGGTGGGAGACACTGATGGCACTGGGAATCTcgatgggaagaaggaagatgaagacCCTCATGATGGAGGGTCCCTCGCCTCTACACTGTCCAAGTTGAAAAGGATGAAGCGGGAAGAAGGAACAGGGGCTACAGAGCCAGAATATTACCACTACATCCCCCCAGCACACTGCAAAGTCAAACCTAATTTCCCCTTCTTACTCTTTATGAGAGCCAGTGAGCAAATGGACGGTGATCATAGTACACACTCAAAGAATGCCCCAGAGAGCAGAAAAAGCAGTTCTCCCAAGCCTAAAGGTTGTAGTAAGGTGGCAGCAAGCCAAGGAACAGAGAAAACAGTTGGTGGCGTTTCTGAGCTGCAAAAGGAAGCCACCATAGCTGGGCCTTCAGAGCCTggaaacaaaactgaaacaaagAAAGGCTCGGGAGAAGGCAAAGGTGGGCAGAGTGCAGAGAGTAAGGAGACTGCAGAGAGCCAGGCGTGTGCGTCCAATCCTAAAGAAAGGTCTCAGGCCACCCCAGCAACAAAAGCAGGCCAGGGACCCAAGCATCCCACTGGTCCATTCTTTCCAGTCTTAAGCAAGGATGAAAGCACTGCCCTCCAGTGGCCGTCAGAACTACTCATTTTCACCAAAGCAGAGCCCTCCATTTCCTACAGTTGTAATCCTTTATACTTTGACTTTAAACTTTCAAGAAACAAAGATGCTAAAGCTAAAGGGACAGAAAAGCCGAAAGATGTCGAAGGCTCCTCAAAGGATCATCTCCAGAGCCTTGATCCTAGAGAACCGAATAAAAGCAAGGAGGGGGAACAGAATGTAGTACTCTCTTCAGAAGACAGAGTGAATGAACCTGCTTCAGAAGCTGCCTGTAGCAGCCTGAACAAGCAGGAGCCTGGGGATAGCCATACATCAGAAGCTGAAGACACTGAAAGAAACCATCCTAGCAAGAAAGAACCATCAGGCAAGTCTCacagacacaaaaagaaaaagaaacacaaaaaatccagTAAGCACAAACGTAAACACAAGGCTGACATGGAAGAGAAGAGTTGTAAGGCAGAGTCTGGGGAGAGATCTAAGAAGCGCAAGAAACGAAAACGGAAGAAGAACAAATCATCAGTCCCAGCTGATACTGAAAGAGGACCCAAACCAGAACCTCCTGGAAGTGGCAGCCCTGCACCGTCAAGAAGACGGCGCCGAGCTCAAGATGATTCCCAGCGGAAATCCCTTCCTGCTGAAGAAGGAAACAGTGGCAAGAAGGATGATGGTGGGGCTGGTAGCAGTTGCCAAGACCATGGTGGGAGGAAACACAAAGGCGAACCCCCAGCTTCCTCCTGCCAGCGGAGAGCTAGCACCAAGCACAGCAGCCGGTCCAGCCATCGGAGCCAGCGCAgcagtggagaggaggagagtgacGATGCTTCTTCACACCGGCCACACCAGAAGTCTCCATCCCAGTacagtgaggaggaagaggaggatgaggaggaggaagaggaggaggaagaagaggaggaggaagatgaagactcAGGTAGTGAGCATTCTCGTAGCCGCTCTCGATCTGGCCACCGCCATTCCTCACATCGTTCCTCCCGGCGTTCTTACTCAAGCAGCTCTGATGCGTCTTCAGACCAGAGCTGCTACAGTAGACAGCACAGTTACTCTGATGATAGCTATAGTGACTACAGTGACCGATCGCGGAGGCACTCGAAGCGCTCTCATGACTCAGATGATTCAGACTCTGCCAGCTCCAAACACAGGTCCAAACGACATAAGTACTCGTCATCTGATGATGATTACAGCCTCAGCTGCAGCCAGTCCCGAAGCCGGTCTCGGAGCCATACAAGAGAGCGATCAAGATCCCGGGGTCGAAGCCGCAGTAGCAGCTGTAGTCGCAGTCGAAGCAAGAGGAGAAGTCGTAGCACCACAGCCCACAGCTGGCAGCGAAGCCGAAGCTATAGCCGAGACCGGAGCCGCAGCACCAGGAGCCCTTCTCAGAGGTCAGGCTCCAGAAAGGGGTCCTGGGGTCACGAAAGCCCAGAGGAAAGGCGCTCTGGCCGCCGGGATTTCATTCGTTCAAAGATCTACCGCTCTCAATCTCCCCACTATTTCCGATCAGGTCGGGGAGAAGGgcctggaaagaaagaagatggcAGAGGAGATGACAGTAAGGGAGCAGGCCTGCCGTCTCAGAATAGTAGTGCCGGCCCAGGAGTGGGCTCAGAAAGTGACTGCAGTCCTGAAGATAAGAATTCTATTACTGCCAGACTGCTGCTAGAGAAGGTCCAGTCCAGGAAAGTGGAGAGGAAACCTAGTGTGTGTGAGGAGGTGCTGGCCACCCCTAATAAGGCTGGGCTCAAGTACAAGAACCCCCCACAAGGTTACTTCGGGCCTAAGCTCCCCCCGTCTCTTGGTAATAAGCCTGTTCTTCCAATGATAGGGAAGCTTCCAGCTACCCGGAAGTCCAATAAGAAATGTGAAGAGTCTGGCTTAGAAAGGGGTGAAGAGCAGGAACATTCAGAGCCAGAAGAAGGGTCTCCAAGGAATAGTGATGCTCCGTTTGGGCATCAGTTTTCCTCGGAGGAAACAGCTGGTCCCTTAACAGACCCTCCCCCAGAAGAGCCAAGGTCTGAAGAAGCTACTGCTGACCACTCTGTGGCTCTAGGCACCCCAGCACACACTGACTGCTACCCTGGGGATCCAGCCATGTCCCATAACTACCTCGCTGACCCCAGTGATGGGGATACTCTGGAGTCTCTGGATAGTGGCAGTCAGCCAGGCCCTGTGGAATCCAGCTTGCTGCCTATAGCCCCAGACCTTGAGCACTTCCCCAGCTATGCACCTCCCAGCGGGGAGCCTAGCATTGAGTCAACAGATGGGACTGAGGATGCTTCCTTGGCTCCTCTAGAGAGCCAGCCCATCACCTTCACCCCTGAGGAGATGGAGAAGTACAGCAAGCTCCAGCAGGCCGCACAGCAGCACATCCAGCAGCAGCTTCTGGCCAAACAAGTAAAGGCCTTTCCAGCCTCGACCGCCCTAGCTCCAGCCACGCCAGCCCTGCAGCCCATCCATATTCAGCAGCCAGCCACGGCCTCTGCGACCTCCATCACAACCGTTCAGCACGCCATCCTACAGCATCATGCTgcagccgccgccgctgccatCGGCattcaccctcaccctcaccctcagcCGCTGGCCCAAGTCCATCACATCCCCCAGCCCCATCTCACCCCCATCTCCCTGTCCCATCTCACTCACTCGATTATCCCGGGCCACCCGGCCACCTTCCTTGCTAGCCACCCTATCCATATAATTCCTGCCTCGGCCATCCATCCTGGTCCGTTTGCCTTCCATCCTGTCCCACACGCTGCCCTCTACCCTACCCTGCTTGCTCCCCGGCCCGCTGCGGCAGCTGCCACCGCCCTCCATCTTCACCCACTGCTGCACCCCATCTTCTCAGGTCAGGACCTGCAGCACCCTCCCAGCCATGGGACTTGA
- the Gpatch8 gene encoding G patch domain-containing protein 8 isoform X2: MGMGRMEMELDYAEDATERRRVLEVEKEDTEELRQKYKDYVDKEKAIAKALEDLRANFYCELCDKQYQKHQEFDNHINSYDHAHKQRLKDLKQREFARNVSSRSRKDEKKQEKALRRLHELAEQRKQAECAPGSGPMFRPTTVAVDEDGGEEEKDESATNSGTSAVSSCGFGADFSTDKGGPFMSVQITNTTGLSQTPGLASQGISFGIKNNLGPPLQKLGVSFSFAKKAPVKLESIASVFKDHAEEGSSEDGTKAEEKSSDQGVQKVGDTDGTGNLDGKKEDEDPHDGGSLASTLSKLKRMKREEGTGATEPEYYHYIPPAHCKVKPNFPFLLFMRASEQMDGDHSTHSKNAPESRKSSSPKPKGCSKVAASQGTEKTVGGVSELQKEATIAGPSEPGNKTETKKGSGEGKGGQSAESKETAESQACASNPKERSQATPATKAGQGPKHPTGPFFPVLSKDESTALQWPSELLIFTKAEPSISYSCNPLYFDFKLSRNKDAKAKGTEKPKDVEGSSKDHLQSLDPREPNKSKEGEQNVVLSSEDRVNEPASEAACSSLNKQEPGDSHTSEAEDTERNHPSKKEPSGKSHRHKKKKKHKKSSKHKRKHKADMEEKSCKAESGERSKKRKKRKRKKNKSSVPADTERGPKPEPPGSGSPAPSRRRRRAQDDSQRKSLPAEEGNSGKKDDGGAGSSCQDHGGRKHKGEPPASSCQRRASTKHSSRSSHRSQRSSGEEESDDASSHRPHQKSPSQYSEEEEEDEEEEEEEEEEEEEDEDSGSEHSRSRSRSGHRHSSHRSSRRSYSSSSDASSDQSCYSRQHSYSDDSYSDYSDRSRRHSKRSHDSDDSDSASSKHRSKRHKYSSSDDDYSLSCSQSRSRSRSHTRERSRSRGRSRSSSCSRSRSKRRSRSTTAHSWQRSRSYSRDRSRSTRSPSQRSGSRKGSWGHESPEERRSGRRDFIRSKIYRSQSPHYFRSGRGEGPGKKEDGRGDDSKGAGLPSQNSSAGPGVGSESDCSPEDKNSITARLLLEKVQSRKVERKPSVCEEVLATPNKAGLKYKNPPQGYFGPKLPPSLGNKPVLPMIGKLPATRKSNKKCEESGLERGEEQEHSEPEEGSPRNSDAPFGHQFSSEETAGPLTDPPPEEPRSEEATADHSVALGTPAHTDCYPGDPAMSHNYLADPSDGDTLESLDSGSQPGPVESSLLPIAPDLEHFPSYAPPSGEPSIESTDGTEDASLAPLESQPITFTPEEMEKYSKLQQAAQQHIQQQLLAKQVKAFPASTALAPATPALQPIHIQQPATASATSITTVQHAILQHHAAAAAAAIGIHPHPHPQPLAQVHHIPQPHLTPISLSHLTHSIIPGHPATFLASHPIHIIPASAIHPGPFAFHPVPHAALYPTLLAPRPAAAAATALHLHPLLHPIFSGQDLQHPPSHGT, translated from the exons ATGGGCATGGGTCGAATGGAAATGGAG CTGGATTATGCCGAAGATGCTACCGAACGGCGTCGTGTCCTAGAAGTAGAAAAAGAAGACACGGAAGAGCTGAGGCAGAAGTACAAG GATTATGTTGACAAAGAAAAGGCAATTGCAAAAGCCCTAGAAGATCTCAGAGCCAACTTTTACTGTGAACTTTGTGATAAACAGTATCAGAAACATCAGGAATTTGACAACCATATCAACTCTTACGATCACGCACACAAGCAG AGATTAAAAGATCTCAAGCAGAGAGAGTTTGCCCGAAATGTCTCTTCAAGATCCCGAAAAGacgagaagaaacaagaaaaagcgCTTCGGCGACTCCATGAGTTGGCAGAGCAAAGAAAACAAGCTGAATG TGCACCAGGAAGTGGGCCCATGTTCCGACCAACCACAGTGGCTGTAGACGaagatggaggagaggaggagaaagacgaGTCAGCAACCAACAGTGGCACAAGTGCCGTTTCTTCTTGTGGCTTTGGAGCTGACTTCTCCACAGATAAAGGGGGCCCCTTCATGTCAGTACAGATCACTAATACCACTGGGTTGTCACAGACTCCTGGGTTAGCCTCCCAAGGTATCAGCTTTGGCATTAAGAATAATCTGGGACCCCCACTGCAGAAATTGGGAGTATCATTTTCCTTTGCCAAGAAAGCTCCCGTCAAACTTGAATCAATAGCATCCGTGTTCAAGGACCATGCAGAGGAAGGAAGCTCAGAAGACGGAACAAAGGCTGAGGAGAAGAGTTCTGACCAAGGGGTGCAGAAGGTGGGAGACACTGATGGCACTGGGAATCTcgatgggaagaaggaagatgaagacCCTCATGATGGAGGGTCCCTCGCCTCTACACTGTCCAAGTTGAAAAGGATGAAGCGGGAAGAAGGAACAGGGGCTACAGAGCCAGAATATTACCACTACATCCCCCCAGCACACTGCAAAGTCAAACCTAATTTCCCCTTCTTACTCTTTATGAGAGCCAGTGAGCAAATGGACGGTGATCATAGTACACACTCAAAGAATGCCCCAGAGAGCAGAAAAAGCAGTTCTCCCAAGCCTAAAGGTTGTAGTAAGGTGGCAGCAAGCCAAGGAACAGAGAAAACAGTTGGTGGCGTTTCTGAGCTGCAAAAGGAAGCCACCATAGCTGGGCCTTCAGAGCCTggaaacaaaactgaaacaaagAAAGGCTCGGGAGAAGGCAAAGGTGGGCAGAGTGCAGAGAGTAAGGAGACTGCAGAGAGCCAGGCGTGTGCGTCCAATCCTAAAGAAAGGTCTCAGGCCACCCCAGCAACAAAAGCAGGCCAGGGACCCAAGCATCCCACTGGTCCATTCTTTCCAGTCTTAAGCAAGGATGAAAGCACTGCCCTCCAGTGGCCGTCAGAACTACTCATTTTCACCAAAGCAGAGCCCTCCATTTCCTACAGTTGTAATCCTTTATACTTTGACTTTAAACTTTCAAGAAACAAAGATGCTAAAGCTAAAGGGACAGAAAAGCCGAAAGATGTCGAAGGCTCCTCAAAGGATCATCTCCAGAGCCTTGATCCTAGAGAACCGAATAAAAGCAAGGAGGGGGAACAGAATGTAGTACTCTCTTCAGAAGACAGAGTGAATGAACCTGCTTCAGAAGCTGCCTGTAGCAGCCTGAACAAGCAGGAGCCTGGGGATAGCCATACATCAGAAGCTGAAGACACTGAAAGAAACCATCCTAGCAAGAAAGAACCATCAGGCAAGTCTCacagacacaaaaagaaaaagaaacacaaaaaatccagTAAGCACAAACGTAAACACAAGGCTGACATGGAAGAGAAGAGTTGTAAGGCAGAGTCTGGGGAGAGATCTAAGAAGCGCAAGAAACGAAAACGGAAGAAGAACAAATCATCAGTCCCAGCTGATACTGAAAGAGGACCCAAACCAGAACCTCCTGGAAGTGGCAGCCCTGCACCGTCAAGAAGACGGCGCCGAGCTCAAGATGATTCCCAGCGGAAATCCCTTCCTGCTGAAGAAGGAAACAGTGGCAAGAAGGATGATGGTGGGGCTGGTAGCAGTTGCCAAGACCATGGTGGGAGGAAACACAAAGGCGAACCCCCAGCTTCCTCCTGCCAGCGGAGAGCTAGCACCAAGCACAGCAGCCGGTCCAGCCATCGGAGCCAGCGCAgcagtggagaggaggagagtgacGATGCTTCTTCACACCGGCCACACCAGAAGTCTCCATCCCAGTacagtgaggaggaagaggaggatgaggaggaggaagaggaggaggaagaagaggaggaggaagatgaagactcAGGTAGTGAGCATTCTCGTAGCCGCTCTCGATCTGGCCACCGCCATTCCTCACATCGTTCCTCCCGGCGTTCTTACTCAAGCAGCTCTGATGCGTCTTCAGACCAGAGCTGCTACAGTAGACAGCACAGTTACTCTGATGATAGCTATAGTGACTACAGTGACCGATCGCGGAGGCACTCGAAGCGCTCTCATGACTCAGATGATTCAGACTCTGCCAGCTCCAAACACAGGTCCAAACGACATAAGTACTCGTCATCTGATGATGATTACAGCCTCAGCTGCAGCCAGTCCCGAAGCCGGTCTCGGAGCCATACAAGAGAGCGATCAAGATCCCGGGGTCGAAGCCGCAGTAGCAGCTGTAGTCGCAGTCGAAGCAAGAGGAGAAGTCGTAGCACCACAGCCCACAGCTGGCAGCGAAGCCGAAGCTATAGCCGAGACCGGAGCCGCAGCACCAGGAGCCCTTCTCAGAGGTCAGGCTCCAGAAAGGGGTCCTGGGGTCACGAAAGCCCAGAGGAAAGGCGCTCTGGCCGCCGGGATTTCATTCGTTCAAAGATCTACCGCTCTCAATCTCCCCACTATTTCCGATCAGGTCGGGGAGAAGGgcctggaaagaaagaagatggcAGAGGAGATGACAGTAAGGGAGCAGGCCTGCCGTCTCAGAATAGTAGTGCCGGCCCAGGAGTGGGCTCAGAAAGTGACTGCAGTCCTGAAGATAAGAATTCTATTACTGCCAGACTGCTGCTAGAGAAGGTCCAGTCCAGGAAAGTGGAGAGGAAACCTAGTGTGTGTGAGGAGGTGCTGGCCACCCCTAATAAGGCTGGGCTCAAGTACAAGAACCCCCCACAAGGTTACTTCGGGCCTAAGCTCCCCCCGTCTCTTGGTAATAAGCCTGTTCTTCCAATGATAGGGAAGCTTCCAGCTACCCGGAAGTCCAATAAGAAATGTGAAGAGTCTGGCTTAGAAAGGGGTGAAGAGCAGGAACATTCAGAGCCAGAAGAAGGGTCTCCAAGGAATAGTGATGCTCCGTTTGGGCATCAGTTTTCCTCGGAGGAAACAGCTGGTCCCTTAACAGACCCTCCCCCAGAAGAGCCAAGGTCTGAAGAAGCTACTGCTGACCACTCTGTGGCTCTAGGCACCCCAGCACACACTGACTGCTACCCTGGGGATCCAGCCATGTCCCATAACTACCTCGCTGACCCCAGTGATGGGGATACTCTGGAGTCTCTGGATAGTGGCAGTCAGCCAGGCCCTGTGGAATCCAGCTTGCTGCCTATAGCCCCAGACCTTGAGCACTTCCCCAGCTATGCACCTCCCAGCGGGGAGCCTAGCATTGAGTCAACAGATGGGACTGAGGATGCTTCCTTGGCTCCTCTAGAGAGCCAGCCCATCACCTTCACCCCTGAGGAGATGGAGAAGTACAGCAAGCTCCAGCAGGCCGCACAGCAGCACATCCAGCAGCAGCTTCTGGCCAAACAAGTAAAGGCCTTTCCAGCCTCGACCGCCCTAGCTCCAGCCACGCCAGCCCTGCAGCCCATCCATATTCAGCAGCCAGCCACGGCCTCTGCGACCTCCATCACAACCGTTCAGCACGCCATCCTACAGCATCATGCTgcagccgccgccgctgccatCGGCattcaccctcaccctcaccctcagcCGCTGGCCCAAGTCCATCACATCCCCCAGCCCCATCTCACCCCCATCTCCCTGTCCCATCTCACTCACTCGATTATCCCGGGCCACCCGGCCACCTTCCTTGCTAGCCACCCTATCCATATAATTCCTGCCTCGGCCATCCATCCTGGTCCGTTTGCCTTCCATCCTGTCCCACACGCTGCCCTCTACCCTACCCTGCTTGCTCCCCGGCCCGCTGCGGCAGCTGCCACCGCCCTCCATCTTCACCCACTGCTGCACCCCATCTTCTCAGGTCAGGACCTGCAGCACCCTCCCAGCCATGGGACTTGA